A region from the Amycolatopsis camponoti genome encodes:
- a CDS encoding nitroreductase family protein, producing the protein MRKPAVTSVPIASVLAERWSPRALDASAVVSPEQVRALLEAARWAPSFGNTQPARYLVGVRGTPTFDAILATLNSGNRGWAHRASLLLIGVMVTTNEKGAVPYAEYGLGLASENLVLQAVELGLVAHQMAGFSADAVRSSFSLPEDAVPKVAIAVGSPAPAEVLEEDWRVERERAERQRLPLEEFAFTGQWGTPAL; encoded by the coding sequence ATGCGGAAACCAGCTGTGACGAGCGTCCCGATCGCGTCGGTGCTGGCCGAGCGGTGGAGCCCGCGGGCCCTGGACGCGTCTGCTGTGGTTTCCCCGGAGCAGGTCAGGGCGTTGCTGGAGGCGGCCCGCTGGGCGCCGTCGTTCGGCAACACCCAGCCCGCGCGCTACCTGGTGGGCGTGCGCGGGACGCCGACGTTCGACGCGATCCTGGCGACGCTGAACTCGGGCAACCGCGGGTGGGCGCACCGGGCGAGCCTGCTGCTGATCGGCGTGATGGTGACGACGAACGAGAAGGGCGCGGTGCCGTACGCGGAGTACGGGCTGGGGCTGGCTTCGGAGAACCTCGTCCTGCAGGCGGTGGAGCTGGGTCTGGTGGCGCACCAGATGGCGGGGTTTTCGGCGGACGCGGTGCGGTCGTCGTTCAGCCTTCCGGAGGACGCGGTGCCGAAGGTGGCGATCGCGGTGGGGTCACCGGCGCCGGCGGAGGTGCTCGAGGAGGACTGGCGGGTCGAGCGGGAACGGGCGGAGCGGCAGCGGCTACCCCTGGAGGAGTTCGCGTTCACCGGCCAGTGGGGCACGCCCGCCCTTTAG
- a CDS encoding aspartate kinase, giving the protein MALVVQKYGGSSLESADRIKRVAERIVATKKAGNDVVVVCSAMGDTTDELLDLAQQVNPAPPEREMDMLLTAGERISNSLVAMAIAAQGAEAWSFTGSQAGVVTTSVHGNARIIDVTPSRVTEALEQGYVALVAGFQGVAQDTKDITTLGRGGSDTTAVALAAALNADVCEIYSDVDGVYTADPRVVPDAKKLDTVTYEEMLELAASGSKILHLRSVEYARRYGVPIRVRSSYSDKPGTTVTGSIEEIPVEQALITGVAHDRSEAKITVTGVPDHAGAAARIFRVIADAEIDIDMVLQNVSSTVSGRTDITFTLSKANGAAGVKELEKVKAEIGFESVLYDDHVGKVSLVGAGMRSHPGVTATFCEALANAGVNIEIINTSEIRISVLIRDAQLDDAVRAIHDAFELGGDEEAVVYAGSGR; this is encoded by the coding sequence GTGGCCCTCGTGGTCCAGAAGTACGGCGGATCGTCGCTGGAAAGTGCCGACCGGATCAAGCGCGTAGCCGAGCGGATCGTCGCCACGAAGAAGGCGGGGAACGACGTCGTCGTGGTCTGCTCGGCGATGGGAGACACCACCGACGAGCTGCTCGACCTGGCGCAGCAGGTCAACCCCGCGCCGCCGGAGCGGGAGATGGACATGCTGCTCACCGCCGGTGAGCGCATCTCGAATTCGCTGGTCGCCATGGCCATCGCCGCGCAGGGCGCCGAGGCGTGGTCGTTCACCGGGTCGCAGGCCGGCGTCGTCACGACGTCCGTGCACGGGAACGCGCGCATCATCGACGTCACCCCGAGCCGCGTCACCGAGGCCCTCGAACAGGGTTACGTCGCGCTGGTGGCGGGCTTCCAGGGCGTCGCGCAGGACACCAAGGACATCACCACGCTGGGCCGCGGCGGCTCGGACACCACCGCCGTCGCGCTGGCCGCCGCGCTGAACGCCGACGTCTGCGAGATCTACTCCGATGTGGACGGTGTGTACACGGCCGACCCGCGAGTGGTGCCGGACGCGAAGAAGCTCGACACCGTCACCTACGAAGAGATGCTGGAGCTCGCCGCCAGCGGCTCGAAGATCCTGCACCTGCGTTCGGTCGAGTACGCACGCCGCTACGGCGTCCCGATCCGTGTCCGTTCTTCCTACAGTGACAAGCCGGGCACGACGGTGACCGGTTCTATCGAGGAGATCCCCGTGGAACAAGCCCTGATCACCGGTGTGGCGCACGACCGCTCCGAAGCCAAGATCACGGTCACCGGGGTGCCGGACCACGCCGGTGCCGCGGCCCGGATCTTCCGCGTGATCGCCGACGCCGAGATCGACATCGACATGGTGCTGCAGAACGTGTCCAGCACGGTGTCCGGCCGCACCGACATCACCTTCACGCTGTCGAAGGCCAACGGCGCCGCGGGCGTCAAGGAGCTGGAGAAGGTCAAGGCGGAGATCGGCTTCGAGTCGGTGCTCTACGACGACCACGTCGGCAAGGTCTCGCTGGTCGGCGCCGGGATGCGCTCGCACCCGGGTGTCACGGCGACGTTCTGCGAAGCGCTGGCCAACGCCGGCGTGAACATCGAAATCATCAACACCTCGGAAATCCGGATCTCCGTGCTGATCCGCGACGCTCAGCTGGACGACGCCGTGCGCGCGATCCACGACGCGTTCGAGCTCGGCGGCGACGAGGAAGCCGTGGTCTACGCGGGGAGTGGTCGCTGA
- a CDS encoding peroxiredoxin-like family protein, with amino-acid sequence MTLNDALTDVNAKARGALPPEIFEVLEADRRRATGTKFAEAGDKIEDFTLPGADGTLVSLSHLVADGPAVLVFYRGQWCPYCNLTLRTYQQELLPELTARNVTLAAISPQKPDGPFADLEFPVLSDVGSTVARGLGLSYPVSAPVREAMQTLGTDLEQFNGTWELVHPAVVVVDQDRALRFVDVHPDFVTRTEPAEILKSL; translated from the coding sequence ATGACGCTCAACGACGCCCTGACCGACGTCAACGCGAAGGCCCGCGGCGCGCTGCCGCCGGAGATCTTCGAGGTCCTCGAAGCGGACCGGCGCCGGGCGACCGGGACGAAGTTCGCCGAGGCGGGCGACAAGATCGAAGACTTCACGCTGCCCGGGGCCGACGGCACGCTGGTGAGCCTGAGCCACCTCGTCGCCGACGGGCCGGCGGTGCTCGTCTTCTACCGCGGCCAGTGGTGCCCGTACTGCAACCTGACCCTGCGCACCTACCAGCAGGAACTCCTGCCCGAGCTGACAGCGAGGAACGTGACCCTCGCCGCGATCAGCCCCCAGAAGCCGGACGGGCCCTTCGCGGACCTCGAGTTCCCGGTGCTGTCGGACGTCGGCAGCACCGTCGCCCGCGGACTCGGGCTGAGCTACCCGGTTTCCGCGCCCGTGCGCGAAGCCATGCAGACGCTCGGCACGGACCTTGAGCAGTTCAACGGCACGTGGGAGCTGGTCCACCCGGCGGTCGTCGTGGTGGATCAGGACCGGGCACTGCGGTTCGTCGACGTCCACCCGGACTTCGTCACGCGGACCGAGCCGGCGGAGATCCTCAAATCGCTTTAG
- the leuA gene encoding 2-isopropylmalate synthase, with protein MSKIRKPSRTAPADQPAWNTQRGTSMPVHRYRPWYDVVENIDLPDRTWPEKRIDRAPLWCAVDLRDGNQALIDPMSPARKRKFFDLLVRMGYKEIEVGFPAASQTDFDFVREIIDEGAIPDDVSIQVLTQCRHELIERTFQALEGAPRAIVHIYNSTSILQRRVVFREEREGIKKIATQAAELVVELAAKQPDTDFRFQYSPESYTGTELSYALEVCNAVTEIWQPTPEKPVILNLPATVEMATPNVYADSIEWMSRNLERRDSVILSLHPHNDRGTGIAAAELGYQAGADRIEGCLFGNGERTGNVDLVALGMNLYSQGIDPQIDFSDMDEIKRTVEYCNQLPVPERSPWGGDLVFTAFSGSHQDAINKGLDALKDAADKQGVPLDEYPWEVPYLPIDPKDVGRTYEAVIRVNSQSGKGGVAYIMKAEHQLDLPRRLQIEFSKVIQRYTDSEGGEVDPTTMYNAFSAEYLELKTPLELVRQHVRDNGDGEYDITATVKVEGDEHEVTGRGNGPIAAFFDALSTVGFDLRLLDYSEHTLSPGDDARAASYIECAISDRVFWGIGIDASIVTASLRAVVSAVNRANR; from the coding sequence ATGAGCAAGATCCGCAAGCCTTCTCGCACCGCGCCCGCCGACCAGCCCGCTTGGAACACCCAGCGCGGCACGTCCATGCCGGTGCACCGCTACCGCCCCTGGTACGACGTCGTCGAGAACATCGACCTGCCCGACCGCACCTGGCCCGAAAAGCGCATCGACCGCGCACCGCTGTGGTGTGCCGTCGACCTGCGGGACGGCAACCAGGCCCTGATCGACCCGATGTCGCCCGCGCGCAAGCGCAAGTTCTTCGACCTGCTCGTACGCATGGGCTACAAGGAGATCGAGGTCGGCTTCCCGGCCGCGAGCCAGACCGACTTCGACTTCGTCCGCGAGATCATCGACGAAGGCGCCATCCCGGACGACGTCAGCATCCAGGTGCTGACCCAGTGCCGTCACGAGCTGATCGAGCGGACCTTCCAGGCCCTCGAAGGCGCGCCGCGCGCGATCGTCCACATCTACAACTCGACCTCGATCCTGCAGCGCCGCGTGGTCTTCCGCGAGGAGCGCGAGGGCATCAAGAAGATCGCGACGCAGGCCGCGGAACTGGTCGTCGAGCTGGCCGCCAAGCAGCCCGACACCGACTTCCGGTTCCAGTACTCGCCCGAGTCCTACACCGGCACCGAGCTGTCGTACGCGCTCGAGGTCTGCAACGCCGTCACCGAGATCTGGCAGCCGACGCCGGAGAAGCCGGTCATCCTGAACCTGCCGGCGACCGTCGAGATGGCGACGCCGAACGTCTACGCCGACTCGATCGAGTGGATGTCGCGGAACCTGGAGCGCCGTGACTCGGTGATCCTGTCGCTGCACCCGCACAACGACCGCGGCACCGGCATCGCCGCCGCCGAGCTGGGCTACCAGGCCGGCGCCGACCGGATCGAAGGCTGCCTGTTCGGCAACGGCGAGCGCACCGGCAACGTCGACCTGGTCGCGCTGGGCATGAACCTCTACAGCCAGGGCATCGACCCGCAGATCGACTTCTCCGACATGGACGAGATCAAGCGGACCGTCGAGTACTGCAACCAGCTGCCGGTCCCGGAGCGCTCGCCGTGGGGCGGCGACCTGGTCTTCACGGCCTTCTCCGGCTCGCACCAGGACGCCATCAACAAGGGCCTGGACGCGCTGAAGGACGCCGCCGACAAGCAGGGCGTGCCGCTGGACGAGTACCCGTGGGAGGTCCCGTACCTGCCGATCGACCCGAAGGACGTCGGCCGCACGTACGAGGCCGTCATCCGCGTGAACTCGCAGTCCGGCAAGGGCGGCGTCGCCTACATCATGAAGGCCGAGCACCAGCTCGACCTGCCGCGGCGCCTGCAGATCGAGTTCTCGAAGGTCATCCAGCGCTACACCGACTCCGAGGGCGGAGAGGTCGACCCGACGACGATGTACAACGCCTTCTCGGCCGAGTACCTGGAGCTGAAGACGCCGCTGGAGCTGGTCCGCCAGCACGTGCGCGACAACGGTGACGGCGAGTACGACATCACCGCGACCGTGAAGGTGGAAGGCGACGAGCACGAGGTCACCGGCCGCGGCAACGGCCCGATCGCGGCGTTCTTCGACGCGCTGTCGACCGTCGGCTTCGACCTGCGTCTCCTGGACTACTCCGAGCACACGCTCTCGCCGGGTGACGACGCGCGCGCCGCGTCGTACATCGAGTGCGCGATCTCGGACCGGGTGTTCTGGGGCATCGGCATCGACGCGTCGATCGTCACGGCGTCGCTGCGCGCGGTCGTCTCGGCGGTGAACCGCGCCAACCGCTGA
- a CDS encoding ComEA family DNA-binding protein produces MSVSQPVVTSPSAVARVGSRWYFVVTIATVGLFAWVPFVHAAVRLGRKSLYARAVVFGAAAAVMSTLMSLSPKDAAGKTVGTAGNVLTSVAVVLGLAVVAVACVQQAKLRREILRHVPGERLDGPDPALAAALAARERRTEARKLVASDPLIARDLGIGRPDLPRNYDDGGLVDLNNAPAAVIASVCGLDPATAAGIVEIRTAAGGFSAVDDVFTTVPVNAWDRLRDRAVVLPG; encoded by the coding sequence ATGTCCGTTTCACAGCCTGTCGTGACGTCGCCGAGTGCGGTCGCCCGCGTCGGAAGCCGCTGGTACTTCGTCGTCACGATCGCCACGGTGGGGCTCTTCGCGTGGGTGCCGTTCGTGCACGCCGCCGTGCGGCTCGGCCGGAAGTCGCTCTACGCGCGCGCCGTGGTCTTCGGGGCGGCCGCCGCGGTCATGTCCACGCTGATGTCCCTTTCGCCCAAGGATGCCGCGGGCAAGACGGTCGGCACCGCGGGCAACGTGCTCACCTCGGTCGCGGTGGTCCTCGGGCTCGCCGTGGTCGCGGTCGCCTGCGTCCAGCAGGCCAAGTTGCGCCGGGAGATCCTGCGCCACGTCCCCGGTGAGCGCCTCGACGGCCCGGACCCGGCCCTCGCCGCCGCGCTCGCGGCGCGGGAACGTCGCACCGAAGCGCGAAAGCTGGTCGCGAGTGACCCGCTCATCGCGCGGGACCTCGGGATCGGCCGCCCCGACCTGCCGCGGAACTACGACGACGGTGGCCTGGTCGACCTCAACAACGCGCCGGCGGCCGTGATCGCCTCGGTTTGCGGCCTCGACCCGGCCACCGCGGCGGGGATCGTCGAGATCCGGACGGCCGCCGGCGGGTTCTCCGCCGTGGATGACGTCTTCACCACCGTGCCGGTCAACGCCTGGGACCGCCTGCGTGACCGGGCCGTCGTGCTGCCGGGCTAA
- a CDS encoding TetR/AcrR family transcriptional regulator, whose protein sequence is MDAQAAATTPRGKRTRDAIVDAAAQLMYVDGVAGTSVDKVLAASGAGKSQMYHYFKNKEQLVGAVIDRYLEQILGNQPAIFTLSSWADLETWTEQLLDVHRRAGAPIACPLGNLAGEVGDNPKLAPLVDQAYRTWESHLERGLKTLQEKGELAPDADPARLAQAAMTSVQGGLLLAHIRHDLTALEDALGIALAHLRGFRR, encoded by the coding sequence ATGGATGCGCAAGCGGCCGCCACGACCCCGCGCGGCAAGCGGACGCGGGACGCGATCGTCGACGCCGCGGCCCAGCTGATGTACGTCGACGGCGTCGCGGGCACGAGCGTCGACAAGGTGCTCGCCGCCAGCGGGGCCGGGAAATCGCAGATGTACCACTACTTCAAGAACAAGGAACAGCTGGTCGGGGCCGTGATCGACCGGTACCTCGAGCAGATCCTCGGCAATCAGCCGGCGATCTTCACGCTGTCCTCCTGGGCCGATCTTGAGACGTGGACCGAGCAGCTGCTGGACGTCCACCGCCGCGCCGGCGCGCCGATCGCGTGCCCACTGGGCAACCTCGCCGGGGAAGTCGGGGACAACCCGAAGCTGGCGCCGCTGGTCGACCAGGCCTACCGGACGTGGGAGTCCCACCTGGAGCGCGGACTGAAGACGTTGCAGGAGAAGGGAGAGCTGGCTCCCGACGCCGATCCGGCGCGGCTGGCGCAGGCGGCGATGACGTCCGTCCAAGGTGGACTGCTGCTGGCCCACATCCGGCACGACCTCACCGCGCTGGAGGACGCGCTGGGCATCGCGCTCGCCCACCTGCGCGGCTTCAGGCGGTGA
- a CDS encoding DedA family protein translates to MDGTTAGLLVLFVVSLVPLLPTEVTLLGMGVAAAQGGTSLALVIAVASAGCLVSDQALYALGRFGGRAALDRLSRRRKIAAGIGWLDGRLQRHPRPVLVIARWLPSGGTVGALLAGSLRWPVAEFFTASAVGVTLWTSYVAFLGYAGGRIITEPGISMLLSLGVALILGSVITYGAKRSAKAI, encoded by the coding sequence GTGGACGGAACGACGGCGGGCCTGCTGGTGCTGTTCGTCGTCTCGCTGGTGCCCCTGCTGCCCACCGAGGTGACGCTCCTCGGCATGGGCGTCGCGGCGGCGCAGGGCGGGACGTCGCTGGCCCTGGTGATCGCCGTCGCCTCGGCCGGGTGCCTGGTTTCCGACCAGGCGCTCTACGCCCTCGGCCGGTTCGGTGGCCGGGCGGCGCTGGACCGGCTGAGCCGGCGGCGGAAGATCGCCGCCGGCATCGGCTGGCTCGACGGACGCCTGCAGCGCCACCCGAGGCCGGTGCTGGTGATCGCCCGCTGGCTCCCGTCGGGCGGGACGGTCGGTGCCCTGCTCGCCGGATCGCTCCGGTGGCCGGTCGCGGAGTTCTTCACCGCGTCGGCCGTCGGCGTCACGCTCTGGACGTCGTACGTGGCCTTCCTCGGTTACGCGGGCGGCCGGATCATCACCGAACCCGGGATCAGCATGCTGCTCTCCCTCGGCGTCGCCCTGATCCTGGGTTCGGTGATCACCTACGGCGCGAAGCGGTCGGCTAAAGCGATTTGA